In one window of Hevea brasiliensis isolate MT/VB/25A 57/8 chromosome 10, ASM3005281v1, whole genome shotgun sequence DNA:
- the LOC110670715 gene encoding probable serine/threonine-protein kinase WNK6 isoform X2: protein MVGLILNLLIRIFLRWIQLVDIQEYKAFDEVHGLEVAWNQIRIDEVLQSPEDLERLYSEVHLLKLLKHSNIVKFYNSWIDDKNKTVNIITELFSSGNLRQYRKKHKNVDLKAVKGWARQILMGLSYLHSHKPPIIHRDLKCDNIFINGNQGEVKIGDLGLATVMEQANAKSVIGTPEFMAPELYDENYNELADIYSFGMCMLEMVTFEYPYSECRNSAQIYKKVSSGIKPAALSKVKDQEVKLFIEKCLVSASQRPSAKELLMDPFLALNGLARNRPLPLPDIVMPRTAAFGDRCLMSEGPANARNKPPSMDLDHDPEMPIITLLNKALDGHFHCVEVRRAKRGNIFLLRGEGSDENSVSIILRIADKKGSRVRNIHFIFYLDGDTALSVSSEMVEQLELEDQNITFIAELIDLLLLKLIPNWKPCVRIEHLVPRNKIVNSRGSQKNYHSLENGENVVGFLQNGSETVNFFRTSSCLDSCSLGGSVPTTETDEISSVMKLNEMVSHVDEFSNQSATGADDRYSEMSYVSAASSDWNGKKLSFNSNLSTDSALTDFDGHGLKGALGEVFGRMEITLPDDNSKFMDINNTHMEISSSYPTSISSLHKNDDEDLRRELEKIEAQYHEEIKAISKKRHEAILETTKRLS from the exons ATATAAGGCATTCGATGAAGTTCATGGACTTGAAGTAGCATggaaccaaattcggattgatgAGGTGTTACAGTCACCTGAAGACTTAGAGAGGCTTTACTCTGAAGTACATCTGTTGAAATTGTTGAAGCATAGCAATATTGTTAAGTTTTATAATTCATGGATCGATGATAAAAACAAGACTGTTAATATTATAACTGAGTTATTCAGTTCGGGTAACCTGAGACA ATATCGAAAAAAACACAAGAATGTAGACCTGAAGGCTGTGAAGGGTTGGGCTAGACAGATTTTGATGGGTTTGAGCTACCTTCATAGTCACAAACCTCCAATTATACATAGGGATCTGAAATGTGATAACATATTCATCAATGGTAACCAAGGGGAAGTAAAAATTGGAGATCTTGGTTTGGCAACTGTCATGGAGCAGGCAAATGCCAAAAGTGTAATAG GAACCCCTGAGTTTATGGCACCTGAGCTATACGATGAGAATTATAATGAGTTGGCTGATATATATTCCTTTGGGATGTGCATGCTGGAGATGGTTACTTTTGAATATCCTTATAGTGAATGTAGGAACTCAGCTCAGATATATAAGAAAGTTTCATCT GGAATAAAGCCTGCTGCCCTATCTAAGGTAAAAGATCAAGAAGTAAAACTTTTTATTGAGAAGTGCTTAGTCTCAGCATCGCAAAGACCGTCTGCAAAAGAGCTtctaatggacccttttcttgcATTAAATGGATTAGCAAGGAACCGTCCCTTGCCACTTCCAGATATTGTTATGCCCAGGACTGCAGCCTTCGGAGATCGTTGTTTGATGTCAGAAGGACCTGCCAATGCACGAAATAAACCTCCCTCGATGGATTTGGATCATGATCCTGAGATGCCCATCATCACATTATTGAATAAAGCTCTTGATGGGCATTTCCATTGTGTGGAGGTTCGAAGGGCAAAGAGGGGCAATATTTTCTTGTTAAGAGGTGAAGGAAGTGATGAAAACTCTGTATCAATAATACTTCGAATAGCTGATAAAAAGG GGTCTCGGGTTAGGaatattcatttcattttctacctTGATGGTGATACTGCTCTCTCAGTTTCAAGTGAAATGGTTGAGCAGTTAGAGCTAGAAGATCAAAACATCACATTTATAGCAGAGCTCATCGATTTGTTATTGTTGAAATTAATACCCAATTGGAAACCTTGCGTTCGCATCGAGCATCTAGTTCCTCGAAATAAAATAGTAAACTCTAGGGGAAGCCAAAAGAACTATCATTCATTAGAAAATGGGGAGAATGTTGTAGGTTTTTTGCAAAATGGTTCTGAAACCGTCAATTTTTTTAGGACTTCAAGTTGCCTTGACTCTTGTTCTCTAGGAGGGTCAGTTCCAACTACAGAAACAGATGAAATTTCAAGTGTTATGAAACTTAATGAGATGGTATCCCATGTTGATGAGTTTAGTAACCAGAGTGCAACAGGAGCCGATGATCGGTATTCTGAGATGTCATATGTTTCTGCCGCTTCTAGTGATTGGAATGGTAAAAAGTTATCTTTCAATTCAAACTTATCCACAGACTCGGCGCTCACAGATTTTGATGGGCATGGATTAAAAGGTGCACTGGGGGAGGTTTTTGGCAGGATGGAAATTACATTACCCGATGACAATAGCAAATTCATGGACATTAACAACACCCATATGGAAATCTCTTCTAGTTATCCAACGAGTATTTCCTCATTGCATAAGAATGATGATGAAGATTTGAGAAGGGAGCTGGAAAAGATAGAGGCGCAATATCATGAGGAAATTAAAGCCATATCAAAAAAAAGGCATGAAGCTATCTTGGAGACAACAAAGAGGTTGTCTTAG
- the LOC110670715 gene encoding probable serine/threonine-protein kinase WNK6 isoform X1, whose amino-acid sequence MDNCEDGGAHSEPPDPDILEVDPTCRYTRYKEVLGKGAFKTVYKAFDEVHGLEVAWNQIRIDEVLQSPEDLERLYSEVHLLKLLKHSNIVKFYNSWIDDKNKTVNIITELFSSGNLRQYRKKHKNVDLKAVKGWARQILMGLSYLHSHKPPIIHRDLKCDNIFINGNQGEVKIGDLGLATVMEQANAKSVIGTPEFMAPELYDENYNELADIYSFGMCMLEMVTFEYPYSECRNSAQIYKKVSSGIKPAALSKVKDQEVKLFIEKCLVSASQRPSAKELLMDPFLALNGLARNRPLPLPDIVMPRTAAFGDRCLMSEGPANARNKPPSMDLDHDPEMPIITLLNKALDGHFHCVEVRRAKRGNIFLLRGEGSDENSVSIILRIADKKGSRVRNIHFIFYLDGDTALSVSSEMVEQLELEDQNITFIAELIDLLLLKLIPNWKPCVRIEHLVPRNKIVNSRGSQKNYHSLENGENVVGFLQNGSETVNFFRTSSCLDSCSLGGSVPTTETDEISSVMKLNEMVSHVDEFSNQSATGADDRYSEMSYVSAASSDWNGKKLSFNSNLSTDSALTDFDGHGLKGALGEVFGRMEITLPDDNSKFMDINNTHMEISSSYPTSISSLHKNDDEDLRRELEKIEAQYHEEIKAISKKRHEAILETTKRLS is encoded by the exons ATATAAGGCATTCGATGAAGTTCATGGACTTGAAGTAGCATggaaccaaattcggattgatgAGGTGTTACAGTCACCTGAAGACTTAGAGAGGCTTTACTCTGAAGTACATCTGTTGAAATTGTTGAAGCATAGCAATATTGTTAAGTTTTATAATTCATGGATCGATGATAAAAACAAGACTGTTAATATTATAACTGAGTTATTCAGTTCGGGTAACCTGAGACA ATATCGAAAAAAACACAAGAATGTAGACCTGAAGGCTGTGAAGGGTTGGGCTAGACAGATTTTGATGGGTTTGAGCTACCTTCATAGTCACAAACCTCCAATTATACATAGGGATCTGAAATGTGATAACATATTCATCAATGGTAACCAAGGGGAAGTAAAAATTGGAGATCTTGGTTTGGCAACTGTCATGGAGCAGGCAAATGCCAAAAGTGTAATAG GAACCCCTGAGTTTATGGCACCTGAGCTATACGATGAGAATTATAATGAGTTGGCTGATATATATTCCTTTGGGATGTGCATGCTGGAGATGGTTACTTTTGAATATCCTTATAGTGAATGTAGGAACTCAGCTCAGATATATAAGAAAGTTTCATCT GGAATAAAGCCTGCTGCCCTATCTAAGGTAAAAGATCAAGAAGTAAAACTTTTTATTGAGAAGTGCTTAGTCTCAGCATCGCAAAGACCGTCTGCAAAAGAGCTtctaatggacccttttcttgcATTAAATGGATTAGCAAGGAACCGTCCCTTGCCACTTCCAGATATTGTTATGCCCAGGACTGCAGCCTTCGGAGATCGTTGTTTGATGTCAGAAGGACCTGCCAATGCACGAAATAAACCTCCCTCGATGGATTTGGATCATGATCCTGAGATGCCCATCATCACATTATTGAATAAAGCTCTTGATGGGCATTTCCATTGTGTGGAGGTTCGAAGGGCAAAGAGGGGCAATATTTTCTTGTTAAGAGGTGAAGGAAGTGATGAAAACTCTGTATCAATAATACTTCGAATAGCTGATAAAAAGG GGTCTCGGGTTAGGaatattcatttcattttctacctTGATGGTGATACTGCTCTCTCAGTTTCAAGTGAAATGGTTGAGCAGTTAGAGCTAGAAGATCAAAACATCACATTTATAGCAGAGCTCATCGATTTGTTATTGTTGAAATTAATACCCAATTGGAAACCTTGCGTTCGCATCGAGCATCTAGTTCCTCGAAATAAAATAGTAAACTCTAGGGGAAGCCAAAAGAACTATCATTCATTAGAAAATGGGGAGAATGTTGTAGGTTTTTTGCAAAATGGTTCTGAAACCGTCAATTTTTTTAGGACTTCAAGTTGCCTTGACTCTTGTTCTCTAGGAGGGTCAGTTCCAACTACAGAAACAGATGAAATTTCAAGTGTTATGAAACTTAATGAGATGGTATCCCATGTTGATGAGTTTAGTAACCAGAGTGCAACAGGAGCCGATGATCGGTATTCTGAGATGTCATATGTTTCTGCCGCTTCTAGTGATTGGAATGGTAAAAAGTTATCTTTCAATTCAAACTTATCCACAGACTCGGCGCTCACAGATTTTGATGGGCATGGATTAAAAGGTGCACTGGGGGAGGTTTTTGGCAGGATGGAAATTACATTACCCGATGACAATAGCAAATTCATGGACATTAACAACACCCATATGGAAATCTCTTCTAGTTATCCAACGAGTATTTCCTCATTGCATAAGAATGATGATGAAGATTTGAGAAGGGAGCTGGAAAAGATAGAGGCGCAATATCATGAGGAAATTAAAGCCATATCAAAAAAAAGGCATGAAGCTATCTTGGAGACAACAAAGAGGTTGTCTTAG